The sequence GGCGGGAAGATGGACCTGTTCCCGCAGAGCGTCAGCGTCGACACCTGCAGCGGGAACCTGTACGGCACGCCGGGCCTCGCGATGGACTACTACGACGGGAACACCGTCACCGGGCTGTGGAACTACGCCCAGTACTTCGCGATGAGTGACAACTCGTGGGACACCACGTTCGGCCCGTCCACCCCGGGCGCGCTGAACCTCATCTCGGGCCAGACCCACGGCGTGACCTCGCACGACCCGAAGACGGGCGCGCAGACGGCAACCCCGGACGCCTACACGGTCCTCTCGCCGAACGCGAGCGGCGTCGGCACCGTCATCAACGACCCTGACCCGTTGTATGACGACTGCGCCGACAAGAACCACACGGCGACGAACGCGCTCGCCTCGATGTCGGGCAAGAACGTCGGTGACCTGCTGAACGCCAAGGGCGTGACGTGGGGCTGGTTCCAGGGCGGCTTCAAGCCGACCACCGCCTACGCGGGTTCCGGCACCTACGCGGTCTGCGGCGCCACCCACACCAACATCGGTGGCAACAGCTCGGTGGACTACAGCCCGCACCACTCGCCGTTCGAGTACTACGCCTCGACCTCGAACCCGCACCACCTGCCGCCGACGTCCGTCGCCGAGATCGGCCACACCGACCAGGCGAACCACAACTACGACCTCACCGACTTCGACGCGGCGCTGTCGGCGAACAACCTGCCGGCGGTCAGCTTCCTGAAGGCGGCGGAGTACCAGGACGGGCACGCCGGCTACTCGGACCCGGCCGACGAGCAGACCTTCCTGACCTCCACGATCAACAAGATCCAGCAGTCCAAGGACTGGAGCTCGACCGCCGTCGTCATCGCGTACGACGACTCGGACGGCTGGTACGACCACGTCGCGCCGACGATCCTGAACGGCTCGACCGACGCGGCCAGCGACTCCGCGGTCTGCGCGACCGCGAAGGCCAAGGCCGCGGGCGGCTACCTCGACCGGTGCGGTCCCAGCCAGCGGCTCCCGCTGCTGGTGATCTCGCCGTACTCGAAGGCGAACTACGTCGACCACGGCTACACCGACCAGACCTCGGCCCTGACCTTCATCGAGAACAACTGGTCGCTCGGCCGGCTCGGAGACGCGTCGTTCGACACCCGGACGTCCGGCCTGGGCAGCTTCTTCAACTTCGGCGCGCGACCGTCGCGTCAGCTGCTGCTCAACGCCAACGGATCGGTCAAGTCCGTCCACCTCTGAGATCCACCCGGACGGCCGGGCCAGCTGACTCTGGTGGTCCGGGCCGGTGAAAGTGCCTGACAAGCGTCCCCCGAGCCTCGCTCGGGGGACGCTTCGTCGGTTGATCGGGCCGGTTCAGTTGCCGGCCTCGGCGACCCGGATCTCGTGGTTGGCCTTGACCACCCCGCGCGGGTCGACGCCCGCCCGGACGGCCCGCAGCCGGGCGTAGGCGTCCGCGGGGAACAGCTCGGCCGCGTCGACGGCCGTCTCGACGAAGTTGAGGTACTGGCCGCTGGCCAGCTCCGCCAGCGACTCCTTCGCGGCCGCGAGCGCCCGGTGCACCGGCGGGACGCTCTCGGGCACCGGGGTCATGCCGACGCCGAAGAAGATGTAGGAACCGGGCATCCGGGACAGCGCCCCGCTCCCGGGCCGGACCCGGTCCAGCTCGCCGCCCAGGTGGCGGATCTCGGCGCTGACCAGCGGGGAGCCGGAGCCCGGCCCGGTGGCGGCGACGAACCGGTCGACGGCCTCGGGGGTGAGGTCGGCCAGCACCTGGCTCTCGCCCTGGTAGGGCGAGGGGGTCGGCGGGTCCATGTGCAGTTCGGCGATGCCCGCGGGCGCGACCATGGCGAACGTGTCCAGGACCGGGCCCAGCGCGCGCAGCGGCTCGATCAGCCGCGCGCCGGCCTCCTCGTCGCCGAGGAAGACGCCCTCGACCAGCACGAAGGACTTGCCGCGCAACGGCTCCGGGATCTCCTCGAACGGCGGGAACTGCAGGATGCGGCCGACGGAGGTCATCTCGTCCGGCACGGTCCTGGTCCAGCGCTCCCAGGCGTGCAGCACCTCGGACGACCGCTCCCACGGGAAGAACAGCACTCCGGCGTAGACCTCGGCGACCGGGTAGAGCACGAACTCGATCGCGGTGACGACGCCGAAGTTGCCGCCACCGCCGCGCAGCGCCCAGAAGAGCTCCGGCTCGACGTCCGGGTCGACCCAGCGCGGCTCCGCGCCCGGCGTCACGACCTGGATTCCGGTGACGCTGTTGCACGCGAGGCCCAGCGCGCGGGCGTACCAGCCGAGGCCGCCGCCGAGGGTGTAGCCGACGACGCTGACGTCAGGGGTCGAGCCGTGCAGCGCGGCCAGGCCCAGCTCGGAGGCCCGCGGGACGACGTCCGCCCACTTCGCGCCGGCCCCGACCAGGGCGCGGCGGCGGCTTGCGTCGATGCGGACCTCTCGCAGAGCGTCGGTGCGCAGCAGGATCGTCCGGTCGAGCGAGCCGAGTGGTGCGGCGTTGTGGCCGGTCCGCTGCGGGGCGACGCGCAGCCCGGACAGGTCGGCGAAGCGCAGCACGGCCGCGACGTCGGCCGCGTCGGCCGGGATGGCGATCAGCCGGGGCCGCTGGTCGATGACGAGGTTGAAGGCGCCGCGCGCCGCGTCCCAGCCGGGGTCCCCGGGCTCGAGGACGACGCCGCGGACCGCGGCCCGCAACGCGGCCACCTCGGGCTCGCCGGTCAGGGTGAGGCCGGCGAACAGCTCGGCGTCGGAATCGGAGACGGTGCTCGACATCGTGCACATCCTTGGGGTCCGCGGGTTCTGCTGTGAACCTCGTGCCTCATTGGTACGCGGACGTTCTGTTCTTTTCCAGAAATGACGTGGACCGGACACCGAAGACGCCTACGGCTGGCGGAAAGCTGACAGAAAGCGCCCCTGACGTGCGGCTCGACCGTGATATTCGGTGGCGGCCAGACAAACGATCCGAGGCGTGGATGGGTGTCACCCGAATCGTGCGGGGAGTTTTCAGGAAGGGCTCCCACCGTATTTCCATGAAGGGGATGGTGGGGCTACTACGAATGTCGCGGTGGTGGTGGCGAGAAGACGTCGCGGCGGCGTGTTCCGGGTCACTCGTTTCGGGGCCGCCCCGCGCCGCCGGAGTTGCGCGAGTCGCGTCGCCAGTCCATGCGGCGGCGGTCTGTCGGCTGCTGTACAGGCGCGGCGTTGGCGGAGCGTAGCGATCAAAGGGCGGTCTGGCACCCGACTTGTGGTGATCCACACACCCGGTCGTATTGGGTGGATTGTCGGGAAGTAGACTTGCCGCGATCGACGTACATAATTGGGGCCTTTGGTCCGAATGTGATCGAGTGTCATGGTCGGCGGTCTCGTCGTGGGGGCGCTGGGCCGCTACCTCCTGGGAGACACGCGGTGGGACTCGGACTGGCCGCTCGCCCGCTCAGCACGGCCTTCAATCGGTCTGGTAACAGCCTGAACATGATTCGGCTGTTACTGGCCGCGACCGTGGTCATCTCGCACAGCCGGACGATCGCCGGCCACGGCGACGGCATCAGCATCGGGCACGGCGAGATCGCGAAGTTCGCGGTCGACGCGTTTTTCGTGATCAGCGGTTTCCTCATCACCGGCAGCCGGCTCGGTCTTCCGACCGGCCGGTACCTGTGGAACCGGATACTCCGGATCTTTCCCGCGTTCTGGGCGGCACTGCTCGGCACCGCGTTCCTCGCCGCGCCCATCGCCTGGTACCACGACCACAACTCGCTCGGCGGCCTCTTCACCGACGCGCACGGCCCGGTCCAGTACGTGCTGCGCAACTGCCTGCTCGACATCGGGTTCTGGGATGTCGCGGGCACGCCGGCGCACGTCCCGTTCCCGGCCGTCTGGGACGGCTCGATCTGGACGCTGCGCTGGGAGGTCGCCTGCTACCTCGGTATCGCCGCGCTGGGAGCGGTCGGGCTGCTCGCCCGGCGTGGAGTCGTGCTCGGCATCTTCGGCGTGATGTGGGCGGCATACGCGTTCCACGACGTCGCGCCGTCGGTCGCGGGAGGTGCCTTCGCGCACCAGCAGACGGTGACCCGGTTCGCGCTGCTGTTCCTGTCCGGCACACTTATGTGCCTCTTCCAGGACAAGATCCCGTTCTCGGACGCACTCGGCGCCCTCGCGCTGGTGGAGGTGGCCGTCGCCTACGTGGCCCTCGACCACGCCTACATCTGGGCCGGTCCGCCGCTGGCGTACGCGTGCCTGTGGGTGGCGACCCGGGTGCCGATGCCCAAGCTGCTGCGCAACGACTTCTCCTACGGTCTGTATATCTTCACGATGCCGGTGCAGCAGCTCCTCGCTGTGTTCGGGCTGGCCAAGGGAAGTCTCACGGTCTACACCGTCCTCAGCCTGTCTGGCGGCCTCGCGCTCGCGGCCCTCAGCTGGTTCGGCCTGGAGAAACGTGTCTTGAAGCTGAAGAACTTCACCCCTGGTTTCCTGAAGGACAAGGGTGCGGCCGCCGGCGCCCACCGGCGGCTGCGGCGTCCGCCCGGCATGCGCGCGTCCACGATGGTCATCCCGATGCCCGAGGAGATCCGGTCGGCCATGACCGGGTCCGGCCGAGCCGAGCCGAGCCGGCGTGGCGCCAGCCGGCCGGCCCAGGCGCCGGCGCCGGCCCAGGCCGAGTCGGGCAGGTCCCGGTCTCGGCGTCGGTCGGGATCGGACCGGCCGGTGCCGCCGGCGCCCCCGCCCCCGCCAGGGCGCGTCGATGAAACGATGCTGCTGCTCCCGGCAAGCGGAGTGGAGGAGACCATGCGGCTCCCCCCGCAGCCGTCGGTCGACGACACGGTGCGACTCCGCCGCGGCCGCCAGCGCTGACCGCGGTTGTCGCACGGCCAACATCGCGCCATGGCCGGGTCGGGGGAGGCTCTTTCGGGGTGCTACAGGCGGGGGTCTACGGCCTCGGACTCCAGGGCGAGGATGGCGAAGACGCATTCGTGCACGCGCCAGAGGGGCTCGCCGGCGGCCGCCCGCTCCAGCGCCTCCAGCCCGAGCGCGAACTCGCGGAAGGCCAACGAGCGCTTGCGGCCCAGGCCGCGCACGCGTAGCCGGTCCAGGTTCTCGGGCCTGGTGTAGTCGGGGCCGTAGATGATCCGCAGGTACTCCCGGCCGCGGACCTTGATGCCCGGCAGGGCCAGGCCGCGTGAGCCCCGGGCCAGGCCGGCGGCCGGCTTGACGACCATGCCCTCGCCGCCGGCCCGGGGGTCGGTCAGGTCCTCCCACCAGGTGACGGCCGCGGCCACCGACGCCGGGTCGCTCGCGCGCACCGCGTACCTGCGGGTGG is a genomic window of Pseudofrankia inefficax containing:
- a CDS encoding phospholipase C yields the protein MTLSTRLRRGGIAAAAAVATAAGIAIFQMQPSSATQPVDRSASTTTPIKHVVVIFDENVSYDHYFGTYPFATNTDGTKFTPRPFSPYDNNLLFSGALFKNPNTYSPARLTSAQALTCDQNHGYGAEQKAVDGGKMDLFPQSVSVDTCSGNLYGTPGLAMDYYDGNTVTGLWNYAQYFAMSDNSWDTTFGPSTPGALNLISGQTHGVTSHDPKTGAQTATPDAYTVLSPNASGVGTVINDPDPLYDDCADKNHTATNALASMSGKNVGDLLNAKGVTWGWFQGGFKPTTAYAGSGTYAVCGATHTNIGGNSSVDYSPHHSPFEYYASTSNPHHLPPTSVAEIGHTDQANHNYDLTDFDAALSANNLPAVSFLKAAEYQDGHAGYSDPADEQTFLTSTINKIQQSKDWSSTAVVIAYDDSDGWYDHVAPTILNGSTDAASDSAVCATAKAKAAGGYLDRCGPSQRLPLLVISPYSKANYVDHGYTDQTSALTFIENNWSLGRLGDASFDTRTSGLGSFFNFGARPSRQLLLNANGSVKSVHL
- a CDS encoding FAD-binding oxidoreductase, giving the protein MSSTVSDSDAELFAGLTLTGEPEVAALRAAVRGVVLEPGDPGWDAARGAFNLVIDQRPRLIAIPADAADVAAVLRFADLSGLRVAPQRTGHNAAPLGSLDRTILLRTDALREVRIDASRRRALVGAGAKWADVVPRASELGLAALHGSTPDVSVVGYTLGGGLGWYARALGLACNSVTGIQVVTPGAEPRWVDPDVEPELFWALRGGGGNFGVVTAIEFVLYPVAEVYAGVLFFPWERSSEVLHAWERWTRTVPDEMTSVGRILQFPPFEEIPEPLRGKSFVLVEGVFLGDEEAGARLIEPLRALGPVLDTFAMVAPAGIAELHMDPPTPSPYQGESQVLADLTPEAVDRFVAATGPGSGSPLVSAEIRHLGGELDRVRPGSGALSRMPGSYIFFGVGMTPVPESVPPVHRALAAAKESLAELASGQYLNFVETAVDAAELFPADAYARLRAVRAGVDPRGVVKANHEIRVAEAGN
- a CDS encoding acyltransferase family protein, with the translated sequence MIRLLLAATVVISHSRTIAGHGDGISIGHGEIAKFAVDAFFVISGFLITGSRLGLPTGRYLWNRILRIFPAFWAALLGTAFLAAPIAWYHDHNSLGGLFTDAHGPVQYVLRNCLLDIGFWDVAGTPAHVPFPAVWDGSIWTLRWEVACYLGIAALGAVGLLARRGVVLGIFGVMWAAYAFHDVAPSVAGGAFAHQQTVTRFALLFLSGTLMCLFQDKIPFSDALGALALVEVAVAYVALDHAYIWAGPPLAYACLWVATRVPMPKLLRNDFSYGLYIFTMPVQQLLAVFGLAKGSLTVYTVLSLSGGLALAALSWFGLEKRVLKLKNFTPGFLKDKGAAAGAHRRLRRPPGMRASTMVIPMPEEIRSAMTGSGRAEPSRRGASRPAQAPAPAQAESGRSRSRRRSGSDRPVPPAPPPPPGRVDETMLLLPASGVEETMRLPPQPSVDDTVRLRRGRQR